Proteins from one Bradyrhizobium roseum genomic window:
- a CDS encoding TRAP transporter small permease subunit, giving the protein MRPLLALSNSIDWLNEKLGGVCNWLVLAACIVSAGNAMIRYAFGYSSNAWLELQWYMFAVFVMFGASYTFKKNEHVRVEILYLMLSERGQLKLDLIGTLFFLIPSCLLLSYLSWPFFVQSYVVGETSSNAGGLLRWPIKLVVPVGLVLLALQGVSEVIKRIAALKGYVVIDAKYERPTQ; this is encoded by the coding sequence ATGCGCCCATTGCTGGCACTGAGTAACTCTATCGATTGGCTCAATGAGAAACTAGGCGGCGTCTGCAACTGGCTCGTGCTCGCGGCCTGCATCGTGAGCGCCGGCAACGCCATGATCCGGTACGCGTTCGGCTACTCTTCCAACGCCTGGCTCGAACTGCAATGGTACATGTTCGCCGTGTTCGTGATGTTCGGCGCCTCCTATACGTTCAAAAAGAACGAGCATGTCCGGGTCGAAATCCTGTACCTGATGCTGTCCGAGCGTGGCCAACTCAAGCTCGACCTGATCGGCACGCTGTTTTTCCTCATCCCGTCCTGCCTGTTGCTCAGCTATCTCTCGTGGCCGTTCTTCGTGCAGTCCTATGTCGTCGGTGAAACGTCGAGCAATGCCGGCGGCCTGCTGCGCTGGCCGATCAAGCTCGTCGTTCCCGTCGGCTTAGTTCTCCTGGCGCTGCAAGGCGTCTCCGAAGTGATCAAGCGCATCGCTGCACTGAAGGGATATGTCGTGATCGATGCGAAGTACGAGAGGCCGACCCAATGA
- a CDS encoding TRAP transporter large permease, producing MTAFLIANMAPIMFASLVIMLLLGYPAAFSLGAVGLLYAIVGIQLGEFRPDFLQALPERVYGVMNNDTLLAIPFFTFMGLILERSGMAEDLLDTIGQLFGTIRGGLAYAVVFVGALLAATTGVVAASVISMGLISLPIMLRYGYDRRMATGIIAASGTLAQIIPPSLVLIVMADQLGKSVGDMYEGAFIPGMVLAGLYAGYAFLVTMIFPKAAPGLPPEAIGFREQDGSRGLLSLGVLTLASVGFGWFMMRGSSTHGADYVVLSMFYGILFAFFVAVLNWVIDKLTGFRFLSAMAQQTTFVMVPPLFLIFLVLGTIFIGIATPTEGGAMGAAGAVILGAAKRRLSWDLIRQATESTAKLSAFVIFILIGARVFSLTFYGVNGHVWVEHLLTSLPGGQVGFLIFVNALVFILAFFLDFFELAFIIIPLLGPVAEKLGIDLIWFGVILGVNMQTSFMHPPFGFALFYLRSVAPKESYIDRITGKRMDPVTTGQIYWGAVPFVIIQVIMVGLVILFPSMVMHYKGVASNIDPNTIKIEVPQIELPPIDFGSPKQ from the coding sequence ATGACAGCCTTTCTTATCGCCAACATGGCGCCAATCATGTTCGCGTCACTGGTGATCATGCTGCTGCTCGGCTATCCGGCGGCATTTTCGCTCGGTGCGGTCGGCCTGCTTTACGCCATCGTGGGCATCCAGCTTGGGGAGTTCCGCCCGGACTTTCTGCAAGCGCTTCCCGAGCGCGTTTACGGCGTGATGAACAACGACACGCTGCTCGCGATCCCGTTCTTTACGTTCATGGGATTGATTCTGGAGCGATCCGGCATGGCCGAGGACTTGCTCGACACCATCGGGCAGTTGTTCGGCACCATCCGCGGTGGCCTCGCCTATGCCGTCGTTTTCGTCGGCGCCCTGCTCGCGGCAACGACCGGCGTCGTTGCCGCTTCCGTGATCTCCATGGGCCTGATCTCGCTGCCGATCATGTTGCGCTATGGCTACGACCGCCGGATGGCGACCGGCATCATCGCGGCCTCGGGCACGCTGGCGCAAATCATTCCGCCCTCGCTGGTCCTGATCGTGATGGCCGACCAGCTCGGCAAGTCCGTCGGCGACATGTACGAAGGCGCCTTCATCCCAGGCATGGTGCTTGCGGGCCTTTACGCCGGATACGCCTTTCTCGTGACGATGATCTTCCCGAAGGCGGCGCCGGGACTGCCGCCGGAGGCGATCGGGTTCCGCGAGCAGGACGGCAGCCGCGGCCTGCTTTCGCTCGGCGTGCTCACGCTGGCCAGCGTGGGTTTCGGCTGGTTCATGATGCGCGGCTCATCAACCCACGGCGCCGACTACGTCGTGCTCAGTATGTTCTACGGGATCCTGTTCGCATTCTTCGTGGCTGTACTGAACTGGGTCATCGACAAGCTTACGGGATTCCGCTTCCTGTCGGCGATGGCGCAGCAAACCACGTTTGTCATGGTGCCGCCGCTGTTCCTGATCTTCCTCGTGCTCGGTACGATCTTCATCGGTATCGCGACCCCCACCGAGGGCGGCGCGATGGGCGCGGCCGGCGCGGTCATTCTCGGCGCCGCCAAGCGGCGGCTGAGCTGGGACCTGATCCGGCAGGCCACGGAGTCGACCGCGAAGCTTTCCGCCTTCGTCATCTTCATCCTGATCGGTGCGCGGGTGTTCTCGCTGACCTTCTACGGCGTGAACGGTCACGTATGGGTCGAGCATCTGCTGACATCCCTGCCCGGCGGCCAGGTCGGCTTTCTCATTTTCGTCAACGCGCTCGTGTTCATTCTCGCCTTCTTCCTCGACTTCTTCGAACTCGCCTTCATCATCATTCCGCTGCTCGGACCGGTGGCGGAAAAGCTCGGCATCGACCTGATCTGGTTTGGTGTGATCCTCGGCGTCAACATGCAGACGTCGTTCATGCATCCGCCGTTCGGGTTCGCGCTGTTCTACCTGCGCTCGGTGGCGCCAAAGGAATCCTATATCGATCGCATTACCGGAAAGCGCATGGACCCGGTGACGACCGGCCAGATCTACTGGGGAGCCGTGCCGTTCGTCATCATCCAGGTCATCATGGTCGGACTAGTCATCCTGTTCCCCTCGATGGTGATGCACTACAAGGGTGTGGCGTCCAACATCGATCCAAACACGATCAAGATCGAGGTGCCGCAGATCGAGCTGCCGCCGATCGATTTCGGATCTCCCAAACAATAG
- the moaA gene encoding GTP 3',8-cyclase MoaA, whose translation MTGSSLTSSDQRFQPMVDPFGRTIRYLRVSVTDRCDLRCFYCMSEDMTFLPKKDLLTLEELDRLCSAFVAKGVRKIRLTGGEPLVRRNVMTLVRSLSRHLSSGALDELTLTTNASQLARFATELADCGVRRVNVSLDTLDAAKFRAITRWGDLDKVLAGIEAARDAGLAVKINAVALKNMNEEEIPALMEWAHGKGMALTLIEVMPMGDIGEGRIDQYVPLSLLRARLAKHYTLSDLDDDSGGPARYVRVAETGGKLGFITPMTHNFCESCNRVRITCTGTLHTCLGHEDASDLRKPLRASADDDLLSAAIDRAIGLKPKGHDFIIDRRHDRPSVSRHMSVTGG comes from the coding sequence ATGACCGGTTCCTCGTTGACTTCATCCGACCAACGGTTCCAGCCGATGGTCGATCCGTTCGGGCGGACCATCCGATACCTGCGCGTGTCGGTGACCGATCGCTGCGACCTGCGCTGCTTCTACTGCATGTCCGAGGACATGACCTTCCTGCCGAAAAAGGACCTGCTGACGCTGGAAGAACTCGACCGGCTGTGCTCGGCCTTCGTCGCCAAGGGCGTACGAAAGATTCGGCTCACCGGCGGCGAGCCGCTGGTCCGGCGTAACGTGATGACGCTGGTGCGTTCGCTGTCACGGCACCTTTCCAGCGGTGCGCTGGACGAACTGACGCTGACCACCAACGCGTCGCAACTGGCGCGCTTCGCGACAGAGCTCGCCGACTGCGGCGTCCGCCGCGTCAACGTCTCGCTCGACACGCTCGATGCGGCAAAATTCCGCGCCATCACCCGCTGGGGCGATCTCGACAAGGTGCTGGCCGGCATCGAGGCCGCGCGCGACGCCGGCCTCGCCGTCAAGATCAATGCGGTCGCGCTGAAGAACATGAACGAGGAAGAAATCCCCGCGCTGATGGAATGGGCGCACGGCAAGGGCATGGCGCTGACGCTGATCGAGGTGATGCCGATGGGCGATATCGGCGAAGGCCGCATCGATCAGTACGTACCGCTGTCGCTGCTGCGCGCCCGCCTCGCCAAGCACTACACGCTGTCCGACCTCGACGACGACTCCGGCGGGCCTGCGCGCTACGTCCGCGTGGCGGAAACCGGCGGCAAGCTCGGCTTCATCACGCCGATGACGCATAATTTCTGCGAGTCCTGTAATCGGGTACGGATCACCTGCACCGGAACGCTGCACACCTGCCTCGGTCACGAGGATGCCTCCGATCTGCGCAAGCCGCTGCGTGCCTCCGCCGACGACGATCTGCTGTCGGCCGCGATCGATCGCGCCATCGGGTTGAAGCCGAAGGGCCACGACTTCATCATCGACCGCCGGCATGATCGCCCGAGTGTTAGTCGCCACATGAGCGTTACCGGCGGTTGA
- a CDS encoding TRAP transporter small permease subunit, with protein MQALLKLSRGIDAFTRWTGKRLAWLIVLAVVISAANAIMRKTFDISSNSWLELQWVLFSIVFLMCSPWTLLDNEHIRIDIVSNALPKTARDIIDVVGHAFFLMPLCIVMIVTGGPFFMRSYEVNEQSGNAGGLPQWPAKSLVIIGFAFLLVQGFSELIKRIAVMRGLIPDPHASQVHALEAEVEHLVEAIEKR; from the coding sequence TTGCAAGCGCTCTTGAAACTGAGCCGTGGAATCGACGCGTTCACAAGATGGACGGGCAAGCGTCTGGCGTGGCTGATTGTTCTGGCCGTCGTGATCTCGGCGGCAAACGCCATCATGCGTAAGACGTTCGACATTTCATCCAATTCATGGCTGGAGCTGCAATGGGTGCTGTTCAGCATCGTCTTCTTGATGTGCTCGCCATGGACATTGCTGGACAACGAACACATCCGAATCGATATCGTCAGCAACGCACTGCCAAAAACCGCGCGTGACATTATCGACGTCGTTGGACACGCGTTCTTTTTGATGCCGCTGTGTATCGTCATGATTGTCACCGGCGGCCCGTTCTTCATGCGCTCGTACGAGGTCAACGAGCAATCGGGCAACGCGGGCGGGCTTCCGCAATGGCCGGCCAAGTCGCTGGTCATCATCGGGTTCGCGTTCTTGCTGGTTCAGGGTTTTTCCGAGCTGATCAAGCGCATCGCCGTGATGCGCGGCCTTATTCCGGATCCGCACGCATCACAGGTGCACGCGCTCGAAGCCGAGGTCGAACACCTCGTCGAGGCGATCGAAAAACGCTGA
- a CDS encoding TRAP transporter large permease has translation MITLEMMPPLMFGGLILAMLIGFPVAFTLAALGLSFGFLSIHLGFFDMNFLQAIPGRIFGSVLSNELLLAIPFFTFMGAILERCGLAEDMLDSMGQLFGPVRGGLGYSVIIVGFILGAITGTVAAQVIAMALISMPVMLRYNYNVRYITGVLAASGTITQLVPPSLVLIVMADQLGKSVGDMYLGAWGPSILQIALFAGYTFFLSIFLPHHVPAVPRDELTLRGWPLWRKCLMGIIPSAVLIFVVLGTMMLGLATPTEAGAMGAIGAIVLAAIHHKDLSDKGHKMLLLGIAATGVAVIIGMLVGEGKLLKLTFAVLYIAVVWLCLEAVRIPDLRDLIKQGYESTMRLSTMVVFILIGSTCFSVVFLGVSGGVWLEHHLTSLPGGVWGFLIFINLFIFFLAFFLDFFEIAFIILPMVAPIAQKVLAPVVGADAALIWFGVMLCVNMQTSFLHPPFGFALFYLRGVAPKEVKSSDIYWGALPWIGLQAIMVAIVIAFPITVTALLDKPVDVDLSKVKIVVPEIELPSLDFGPPKQ, from the coding sequence ATGATCACGCTGGAGATGATGCCGCCGCTGATGTTCGGCGGCCTGATCCTGGCCATGCTGATCGGCTTTCCGGTGGCCTTCACGCTGGCCGCGCTCGGGCTGTCGTTCGGGTTCCTGTCGATCCATCTCGGCTTCTTCGACATGAACTTCCTGCAGGCGATCCCGGGGCGCATCTTCGGCAGCGTGCTTTCAAACGAATTGCTGCTGGCGATCCCGTTCTTCACCTTCATGGGCGCCATTCTCGAGCGCTGCGGCCTCGCCGAGGACATGCTTGATTCGATGGGCCAGTTGTTCGGCCCGGTCCGCGGCGGCCTCGGCTATTCCGTCATCATCGTCGGCTTCATCCTTGGCGCGATCACAGGCACCGTGGCGGCGCAGGTCATCGCGATGGCGCTGATCTCAATGCCGGTGATGCTGCGCTATAACTATAACGTCCGCTACATCACCGGCGTGCTCGCGGCATCCGGTACCATCACGCAGCTGGTGCCGCCCTCGCTGGTGCTGATCGTGATGGCCGACCAGCTCGGAAAATCGGTCGGCGACATGTATCTCGGCGCCTGGGGCCCATCGATCCTGCAGATCGCCCTGTTCGCCGGCTACACGTTCTTTCTCAGTATCTTCCTGCCCCATCACGTCCCGGCCGTGCCGAGGGACGAGCTCACGCTCCGGGGCTGGCCGCTCTGGCGCAAATGCCTGATGGGCATCATCCCGTCGGCCGTGCTGATTTTCGTCGTGCTCGGCACCATGATGCTCGGCCTGGCGACGCCGACCGAAGCCGGCGCGATGGGCGCCATCGGCGCCATCGTGCTTGCCGCCATCCATCACAAGGACCTCAGCGACAAGGGGCACAAGATGCTGCTCCTCGGCATCGCCGCCACCGGCGTCGCCGTGATCATCGGAATGCTGGTCGGCGAAGGCAAGCTGCTGAAGCTGACCTTCGCCGTGCTCTATATCGCCGTGGTCTGGCTCTGCCTCGAAGCCGTCCGCATTCCGGACCTGCGCGACCTGATCAAGCAGGGCTACGAGTCGACGATGCGGCTCTCCACCATGGTGGTGTTCATCCTGATCGGATCAACCTGCTTCTCGGTCGTGTTCCTCGGCGTCTCCGGCGGCGTCTGGCTCGAACACCACCTGACCTCGCTGCCCGGCGGCGTCTGGGGTTTTCTGATCTTCATCAACCTCTTCATCTTCTTCCTGGCGTTCTTCCTCGACTTCTTCGAGATCGCGTTCATCATCCTGCCGATGGTGGCGCCGATCGCGCAGAAGGTGCTGGCGCCCGTGGTGGGGGCAGATGCCGCGCTGATCTGGTTCGGCGTCATGCTCTGCGTCAACATGCAGACTTCGTTCCTGCATCCGCCATTCGGTTTTGCGCTGTTCTATTTACGCGGCGTAGCCCCCAAGGAAGTGAAGAGTTCCGACATCTACTGGGGGGCGCTGCCCTGGATCGGCTTGCAGGCGATCATGGTGGCGATCGTGATCGCCTTCCCCATCACGGTGACGGCTTTGCTCGACAAGCCGGTCGACGTCGATCTCAGCAAGGTCAAGATCGTGGTACCGGAGATCGAACTCCCATCGCTGGATTTCGGCCCTCCGAAGCAGTAA